Proteins encoded together in one Lutra lutra chromosome 4, mLutLut1.2, whole genome shotgun sequence window:
- the MAPK15 gene encoding mitogen-activated protein kinase 15 isoform X3 — MCAAEVDHHVAQRYLLKRRLGKGAYGIVWKAVDRRTGEVVAIKKIFDAFRDKTDAQRTFREITLLQELGDHPNIIRLLDVIRAENDRDIYLVFESMDTDLNAVICKGRLLKDTHKRYIIYQLLRATKFIHSGHVIHRDQKPSNILLDSSCSVKLCDFGLARSLGGLPEGPEGQALTDYVATRWYRAPEVLLSSSWYTPGVDMWSLGCILGEMLRGRPLFPGTSTLHQLELILETIPPPSKEDLLALGSSYSASILPCLRAWPRQPLDTLLPPDTPPEALDLLRGLLVFAPDKRLSAAQALQHPYVQRFHCPAREWTLDSAVRLPVLEGVQLSAPEYRSRVYQMILERRANSRVPREKGVGGTPPGAEAGAPPPQAHLLRPSAAPPPTPGSPTRNPGRRPQSGRAQRPAPDVARGAKNLPRQNSAPLLQPPPPRGLGRGERPPAATPEAPSAPSWVKPSGKGAAPSLARQAAAQVAIQALVRSDWNPGRELRASGARRVPRGLPDGRPEPRPGRRMFSASASQGVQGAARAALGGYSQAYGTVCRSALGRLPLLPGPRS, encoded by the exons ATGTGCGCGGCGGAGGTGGACCACCACGTAGCCCAGCGATACCTGCTCAAGCGGCGGCTGGGAAAGGGG GCCTATGGCATCGTGTGGAAGGCAGTGGATAGGAGGACTGGTGAGGTTGTGGCCATCAAGAAAATCTTTGATGCCTTTAGAGATAAAACGGATGCCCAG AGAACGTTCCGGGAAATCACACTGCTCCAG GAACTTGGGGACCATCCCAACATCATCCGCCTCCTGGATGTGATCCGGGCGGAGAACGACAGGGACATTTACCTCGTGTTTGAGTCTATGG ACACGGACCTGAATGCTGTCATCTGTAAAGGCAGGCTGCTGAAGGACACCCACAAACGCTACATCATCTACCAGCTCCTGCGGGCCACCAAGTTCATCCACTCGGGACATGTCATCCACCGGGACCAGAAG CCGTCCAACATTCTCCTGGACTCCAGCTGCTCAGTGaagctctgtgactttggtcTCGCCCGCTCCCTCGGTGGCCTTCCTGAGGGGCCTGAGGGCCAGGCCCTGACAGATTACGTGGCCACGCGCTGGTACCGGGCTCCCGAGGTGCTGCTGTCCTCCAGCTG GTACACCCCCGGGGTGGACATGTGGAGTCTGGGCTGCATCCTGGGGGAGATGCTTCGGGGAAGGCCCCTGTTCCCAGGCACGTCCACGCTGCACCAGCTGGAGCTCATCCTGGAGACCATCCCACCGCCGTCCAAGGAGG ACCTCCTGGCTCTTGGCTCAAGCTACAGTGCCTCGATCCTGCCCTGCCTACGGGCCTG GCCACGGCAGCCGCTGGACACCCTCCTGCCGCCAGACACACCCCCGGAGGCCTTGGATCTCCTCAGGGGCCTCCTGGTATTTGCCCCCGACAAGCGGCTCAGCGCAGCCCAGGCACTGCAGCACCCCTACGTGCAGAG GTTCCACTGCCCGGCCCGTGAGTGGACCCTGGATTCAGCTGTGCGGCTCCCGGTGCTCGAAGGAGTTCAGCTCTCAGCCCCCGAGTATCGCAGCCGCGTCTATCAG ATGATCCTGGAGCGCAGGGCCAACAGCCGGGTCCCCAGAGAGAAGGGCGTGGGGGGCACACCCCCGGGCGCAGAAGCCggcgcccccccgccccaggcgcACCTGCTCAGACCCAGCGCCGCCCCTCCGCCGACTCCGGGCTCGCCCACGCGGAACCCCGGACGCAGACCTCAGAGCGGCCGGGCTCAGCGGCCCGCGCCGG ACGTCGCCCGCGGAGCCAAGAACCTTCCGCGGCAGAACTCGGCCCCCCTGCTCCAGCCTCCGCCCCCACGAGGTCTCGGGAGAGGCGAGAGGCCCCCTGCAGCGACGCCGGAGGCCCCCTCGGCACCCTCGTGG GTGAAGCCCAGTGGCAAGGGGGCGGCACCCTCCCTCGCCAGGCAGGCCGCCGCCCAAGTGGCCATCCAGGCCCTAGTCCGGAGCGACTGGAACCCGGGCCGAGAGCTGCGCGCGAGCGGCGCGCGACGG GTCCCTCGCGGGCTTCCCGACGGCCGGCCGGAGCCCCGGCCCGGCCGGAGGATGTTCAGCGCCTCGGCCTCGCAGGGGGTCCAGGGCGCCGCAAGGGCTGCGCTCGGGGGCTACTCTCAAGCGTACGGTACCGTCTGCCGCTCGGCACTGGGCCGCCTGCCGCTGCTCCCGGGTCCCCGCTCCTAA
- the MAPK15 gene encoding mitogen-activated protein kinase 15 isoform X1 has product MCAAEVDHHVAQRYLLKRRLGKGAYGIVWKAVDRRTGEVVAIKKIFDAFRDKTDAQRTFREITLLQELGDHPNIIRLLDVIRAENDRDIYLVFESMDTDLNAVICKGRLLKDTHKRYIIYQLLRATKFIHSGHVIHRDQKPSNILLDSSCSVKLCDFGLARSLGGLPEGPEGQALTDYVATRWYRAPEVLLSSSWYTPGVDMWSLGCILGEMLRGRPLFPGTSTLHQLELILETIPPPSKEDLLALGSSYSASILPCLRAWGLLVFAPDKRLSAAQALQHPYVQRFHCPAREWTLDSAVRLPVLEGVQLSAPEYRSRVYQMILERRANSRVPREKGVGGTPPGAEAGAPPPQAHLLRPSAAPPPTPGSPTRNPGRRPQSGRAQRPAPDVARGAKNLPRQNSAPLLQPPPPRGLGRGERPPAATPEAPSAPSWVKPSGKGAAPSLARQAAAQVAIQALVRSDWNPGRELRASGARRVSSRDVLPAPWAAGVARVGALPSLWSRPSRRPWTVCRSLAGFPTAGRSPGPAGGCSAPRPRRGSRAPQGLRSGATLKRTVPSAARHWAACRCSRVPAPKLPHRPSAGLFCSARAPCPVPCPSPSPRFTPESPMLSNPLLPACVFAWPHSQDPGGLSRPPPRGG; this is encoded by the exons ATGTGCGCGGCGGAGGTGGACCACCACGTAGCCCAGCGATACCTGCTCAAGCGGCGGCTGGGAAAGGGG GCCTATGGCATCGTGTGGAAGGCAGTGGATAGGAGGACTGGTGAGGTTGTGGCCATCAAGAAAATCTTTGATGCCTTTAGAGATAAAACGGATGCCCAG AGAACGTTCCGGGAAATCACACTGCTCCAG GAACTTGGGGACCATCCCAACATCATCCGCCTCCTGGATGTGATCCGGGCGGAGAACGACAGGGACATTTACCTCGTGTTTGAGTCTATGG ACACGGACCTGAATGCTGTCATCTGTAAAGGCAGGCTGCTGAAGGACACCCACAAACGCTACATCATCTACCAGCTCCTGCGGGCCACCAAGTTCATCCACTCGGGACATGTCATCCACCGGGACCAGAAG CCGTCCAACATTCTCCTGGACTCCAGCTGCTCAGTGaagctctgtgactttggtcTCGCCCGCTCCCTCGGTGGCCTTCCTGAGGGGCCTGAGGGCCAGGCCCTGACAGATTACGTGGCCACGCGCTGGTACCGGGCTCCCGAGGTGCTGCTGTCCTCCAGCTG GTACACCCCCGGGGTGGACATGTGGAGTCTGGGCTGCATCCTGGGGGAGATGCTTCGGGGAAGGCCCCTGTTCCCAGGCACGTCCACGCTGCACCAGCTGGAGCTCATCCTGGAGACCATCCCACCGCCGTCCAAGGAGG ACCTCCTGGCTCTTGGCTCAAGCTACAGTGCCTCGATCCTGCCCTGCCTACGGGCCTG GGGCCTCCTGGTATTTGCCCCCGACAAGCGGCTCAGCGCAGCCCAGGCACTGCAGCACCCCTACGTGCAGAG GTTCCACTGCCCGGCCCGTGAGTGGACCCTGGATTCAGCTGTGCGGCTCCCGGTGCTCGAAGGAGTTCAGCTCTCAGCCCCCGAGTATCGCAGCCGCGTCTATCAG ATGATCCTGGAGCGCAGGGCCAACAGCCGGGTCCCCAGAGAGAAGGGCGTGGGGGGCACACCCCCGGGCGCAGAAGCCggcgcccccccgccccaggcgcACCTGCTCAGACCCAGCGCCGCCCCTCCGCCGACTCCGGGCTCGCCCACGCGGAACCCCGGACGCAGACCTCAGAGCGGCCGGGCTCAGCGGCCCGCGCCGG ACGTCGCCCGCGGAGCCAAGAACCTTCCGCGGCAGAACTCGGCCCCCCTGCTCCAGCCTCCGCCCCCACGAGGTCTCGGGAGAGGCGAGAGGCCCCCTGCAGCGACGCCGGAGGCCCCCTCGGCACCCTCGTGG GTGAAGCCCAGTGGCAAGGGGGCGGCACCCTCCCTCGCCAGGCAGGCCGCCGCCCAAGTGGCCATCCAGGCCCTAGTCCGGAGCGACTGGAACCCGGGCCGAGAGCTGCGCGCGAGCGGCGCGCGACGGGTGAGCTCCCGGGACGTCCTTCCCGCCCCCTGGGCCGCTGGGGTCGCCAGAGTCggggccctcccctccctctggtcCCGCCCCTCACGCCGCCCCTGGACCGTGTGCAGGTCCCTCGCGGGCTTCCCGACGGCCGGCCGGAGCCCCGGCCCGGCCGGAGGATGTTCAGCGCCTCGGCCTCGCAGGGGGTCCAGGGCGCCGCAAGGGCTGCGCTCGGGGGCTACTCTCAAGCGTACGGTACCGTCTGCCGCTCGGCACTGGGCCGCCTGCCGCTGCTCCCGGGTCCCCGCTCCTAAGCTGCCCCACCGGCCTTCAGCCGGGCTCTTCTGCTCAGCCCGTGCCCCTTGCCCagtcccctgcccctctcccagccccagatTTACCCCCGAGTCCCCCATGCTCTCCAACCCCCTTTTACCGGCCTGCGTTTTTGCCTGGCCACATTCTCAAGATCCAGGGGGCTTGTCCAGGCCTCCCCCGCGGGGTGGGTGA
- the MAPK15 gene encoding mitogen-activated protein kinase 15 isoform X2, translating into MCAAEVDHHVAQRYLLKRRLGKGAYGIVWKAVDRRTGEVVAIKKIFDAFRDKTDAQRTFREITLLQELGDHPNIIRLLDVIRAENDRDIYLVFESMDTDLNAVICKGRLLKDTHKRYIIYQLLRATKFIHSGHVIHRDQKPSNILLDSSCSVKLCDFGLARSLGGLPEGPEGQALTDYVATRWYRAPEVLLSSSWYTPGVDMWSLGCILGEMLRGRPLFPGTSTLHQLELILETIPPPSKEDTPPEALDLLRGLLVFAPDKRLSAAQALQHPYVQRFHCPAREWTLDSAVRLPVLEGVQLSAPEYRSRVYQMILERRANSRVPREKGVGGTPPGAEAGAPPPQAHLLRPSAAPPPTPGSPTRNPGRRPQSGRAQRPAPDVARGAKNLPRQNSAPLLQPPPPRGLGRGERPPAATPEAPSAPSWVKPSGKGAAPSLARQAAAQVAIQALVRSDWNPGRELRASGARRVSSRDVLPAPWAAGVARVGALPSLWSRPSRRPWTVCRSLAGFPTAGRSPGPAGGCSAPRPRRGSRAPQGLRSGATLKRTVPSAARHWAACRCSRVPAPKLPHRPSAGLFCSARAPCPVPCPSPSPRFTPESPMLSNPLLPACVFAWPHSQDPGGLSRPPPRGG; encoded by the exons ATGTGCGCGGCGGAGGTGGACCACCACGTAGCCCAGCGATACCTGCTCAAGCGGCGGCTGGGAAAGGGG GCCTATGGCATCGTGTGGAAGGCAGTGGATAGGAGGACTGGTGAGGTTGTGGCCATCAAGAAAATCTTTGATGCCTTTAGAGATAAAACGGATGCCCAG AGAACGTTCCGGGAAATCACACTGCTCCAG GAACTTGGGGACCATCCCAACATCATCCGCCTCCTGGATGTGATCCGGGCGGAGAACGACAGGGACATTTACCTCGTGTTTGAGTCTATGG ACACGGACCTGAATGCTGTCATCTGTAAAGGCAGGCTGCTGAAGGACACCCACAAACGCTACATCATCTACCAGCTCCTGCGGGCCACCAAGTTCATCCACTCGGGACATGTCATCCACCGGGACCAGAAG CCGTCCAACATTCTCCTGGACTCCAGCTGCTCAGTGaagctctgtgactttggtcTCGCCCGCTCCCTCGGTGGCCTTCCTGAGGGGCCTGAGGGCCAGGCCCTGACAGATTACGTGGCCACGCGCTGGTACCGGGCTCCCGAGGTGCTGCTGTCCTCCAGCTG GTACACCCCCGGGGTGGACATGTGGAGTCTGGGCTGCATCCTGGGGGAGATGCTTCGGGGAAGGCCCCTGTTCCCAGGCACGTCCACGCTGCACCAGCTGGAGCTCATCCTGGAGACCATCCCACCGCCGTCCAAGGAGG ACACACCCCCGGAGGCCTTGGATCTCCTCAGGGGCCTCCTGGTATTTGCCCCCGACAAGCGGCTCAGCGCAGCCCAGGCACTGCAGCACCCCTACGTGCAGAG GTTCCACTGCCCGGCCCGTGAGTGGACCCTGGATTCAGCTGTGCGGCTCCCGGTGCTCGAAGGAGTTCAGCTCTCAGCCCCCGAGTATCGCAGCCGCGTCTATCAG ATGATCCTGGAGCGCAGGGCCAACAGCCGGGTCCCCAGAGAGAAGGGCGTGGGGGGCACACCCCCGGGCGCAGAAGCCggcgcccccccgccccaggcgcACCTGCTCAGACCCAGCGCCGCCCCTCCGCCGACTCCGGGCTCGCCCACGCGGAACCCCGGACGCAGACCTCAGAGCGGCCGGGCTCAGCGGCCCGCGCCGG ACGTCGCCCGCGGAGCCAAGAACCTTCCGCGGCAGAACTCGGCCCCCCTGCTCCAGCCTCCGCCCCCACGAGGTCTCGGGAGAGGCGAGAGGCCCCCTGCAGCGACGCCGGAGGCCCCCTCGGCACCCTCGTGG GTGAAGCCCAGTGGCAAGGGGGCGGCACCCTCCCTCGCCAGGCAGGCCGCCGCCCAAGTGGCCATCCAGGCCCTAGTCCGGAGCGACTGGAACCCGGGCCGAGAGCTGCGCGCGAGCGGCGCGCGACGGGTGAGCTCCCGGGACGTCCTTCCCGCCCCCTGGGCCGCTGGGGTCGCCAGAGTCggggccctcccctccctctggtcCCGCCCCTCACGCCGCCCCTGGACCGTGTGCAGGTCCCTCGCGGGCTTCCCGACGGCCGGCCGGAGCCCCGGCCCGGCCGGAGGATGTTCAGCGCCTCGGCCTCGCAGGGGGTCCAGGGCGCCGCAAGGGCTGCGCTCGGGGGCTACTCTCAAGCGTACGGTACCGTCTGCCGCTCGGCACTGGGCCGCCTGCCGCTGCTCCCGGGTCCCCGCTCCTAAGCTGCCCCACCGGCCTTCAGCCGGGCTCTTCTGCTCAGCCCGTGCCCCTTGCCCagtcccctgcccctctcccagccccagatTTACCCCCGAGTCCCCCATGCTCTCCAACCCCCTTTTACCGGCCTGCGTTTTTGCCTGGCCACATTCTCAAGATCCAGGGGGCTTGTCCAGGCCTCCCCCGCGGGGTGGGTGA
- the CCDC166 gene encoding coiled-coil domain-containing protein 166: MAPKKKRGPGAGRRPGAAGDGAEPRLSERGQYLQREHRLLSEQLDACEARVDQVLRGNAGLDREAARLREENRLYASYVSARAQRCARAVVRLDEQSRVDLTQIHWQRAELASLYRGREDGVRAQLLDMEARAARMARQVQELRPYKELQLEQLARIRALERELLHMRVEHTQLLHRVKGRFLEDKAAFEREARQRVQSLARRAEREAARALVLHTQAIRADNARLRRELLRLLRWAQLLHDTRRRLLEQRDQLRREHEDTRDLARVHGWLRRGRDGPPLWQPPPPASRPGSFAPSTAPSSVAPRTPSRAGPRIPSQAPSKAGSRVPSQHSSRADSRVASLTPPHRGSRDPSLTVSRPGSQVSSRFSLSGPAHSTTPSARPVLGPGSSCPAVEGDGGR; the protein is encoded by the exons ATGGCGCCCAAGAAGAAGCGCGGGCCCGGCGCGGGGCGGCGGCCGGGCGCGGCGGGAGACGGCGCCGAGCCGCGGCTGTCGGAGCGCGGCCAGTACCTGCAGCGCGAGCACAGGCTGCTGTCGGAGCAGCTGGACGCCTGCGAGGCGCGCGTGGACCAGGTGCTGCGGGGGAACGCCGGCCTGGACCGCGAGGCCGCGCGCCTGCGCGAGGAGAACCGGCTCTACGCCAGCTACGTGAGCGCGCGCGCGCAGCGCTGCGCCCGGGCCGTGGTGCGGCTGGACGAGCAGAGCCGCGTGGACCTGACGCAGATCCACTGGCAGCGGGCCGAGCTGGCCTCGCTGTACCGCGGCCGCGAGGACGGCGTGCGCGCGCAGCTGCTGGACATGGAGGCGCGCGCGGCGCGGATGGCGCGCCAGGTGCAGGAGCTGCGGCCCTACAAG GAGCTGCAGCTGGAGCAGTTGGCGCGGATCCGCGCGCTGGAGCGCGAGCTGCTGCACATGCGCGTGGAGCACACGCAGCTGCTGCACCGCGTCAAGGGCCGCTTCCTGGAGGACAAGGCGGCCTTCGAGCGCGAGGCGCGGCAGCGGGTGCAGTCCCTGGCGCGGCGCGCGGAGCGGGAGGCGGCGCGCGCGCTCGTCCTGCACACGCAGGCCATCCGGGCTGACAACGCGCGCCTGCGGCGGGAGCTCCTGCGGCTCCTGCGCTGGGCCCAGCTGCTGCACGACACGCGGCGCCGGCTTCTGGAGCAGCGGGACCAGCTGCGGCGCGAGCACGAGGACACCCGGGACCTGGCGCGGGTGCATGGCTGGCTGCGCCGGGGCCGCGACGGACCGCCGCTGTggcagccgccgccgcccgcctCGCGTCCCGGGTCCTTCGCCCCCTCCACAGCGCCATCGAGCGTGGCTCCCCGCACCCCGTCGCGCGC GGGCCCCAGGATCCCATCGCAGGCCCCTTCGAAGGCCGGTTCACGGGTTCCTTCCCAGCACTCATCGCGCGCGGACTCCCGGGTTGCGTCCCTGACCCCGCCCCACCGGGGCTCCCGGGACCCGTCCTTGACCGTGTCGCGCCCAGGCTCCCAGGTCTCTTCGAGGTTCTCCTTATCTGGGCCCGCACACAGCACGACTCCCTCCGCTCGGCCTGTCCTGGGCCCAGGCTCTTCCTGTCCCGCGGTCGAAGGAGACGGCGGGCGCTGA